TTCTGGAAACAGAATCATATTCATACAAGGTAACAAAGCGGTTCTTGTCCAGGGAGTCTACACAATAACCTCCATAGAGTCCCAGCCGGTCCAGAATATGGTGTTTGATGTACTGGTCAAAACGTTCTCCTGAAAGCTTTTCTATAACAGCCCCTACCATGTTAAAATTCAGGTTGCAGTATTGGTACCCTTTTCCAGGTTCATAACTGTTGTAACACTTTGTCCAGTTTTTATTCCTGTCCGGATTGATGACATCGAGATTGAAGTACCCCTCACTATCGTTGATACTTGAGGTATGCGACAACACCATTTTTAAGGTGATTACGGTTTCAGGGAATTTTGGGTTCCTCACCTTAAAACCAACCAGATCACTGAAATCATCATTCAATGACGCTTTACCGGCTTCCAGCAACTGCATCATGGCTGTTGCAGAAAAAGACTTCGAAATAGAGGCGATCCTGAAGATATCCTGATCTTTAAGTTCCGTATTGCTTTCCATATTTTTGAACCCAAAGGACCGGGTATATACCATTTTGTTTCCCTTTACTACA
This window of the Pedobacter africanus genome carries:
- a CDS encoding serine hydrolase domain-containing protein, whose translation is MKKFDAVGLSVAVVKGNKMVYTRSFGFKNMESNTELKDQDIFRIASISKSFSATAMMQLLEAGKASLNDDFSDLVGFKVRNPKFPETVITLKMVLSHTSSINDSEGYFNLDVINPDRNKNWTKCYNSYEPGKGYQYCNLNFNMVGAVIEKLSGERFDQYIKHHILDRLGLYGGYCVDSLDKNRFVTLYEYDSVSRKFNPAASAYNPRSDEIRSYVMGYSTPLFSPTGGMKISAADLARYMTMHMNYGKYNGGRIISKKSARLMQTKVSEPENYGLALLQTDKLVPGKIMTGHTGSAYGLYSAMFFQPREKFGIVVITNGCRPEYTDAFNGLLKAAINQLYQDFIQ